A region from the Gossypium hirsutum isolate 1008001.06 chromosome A08, Gossypium_hirsutum_v2.1, whole genome shotgun sequence genome encodes:
- the LOC121204766 gene encoding probable inactive receptor kinase At2g26730: MSVNFSCFFLLSVLVLSSRVNSEPVQDKQALLAFLCKTKHPNRIQWNSSTSACDWVGVECDANRSFVFSLRLPGVGLVGSIPSNTIGRLNQLRVLSLRANRLSGEIPEDFSDLTLLRNLYLQDNAFTGEFPISVTRLARLTRLDLSSNKFTGPIPFAVNNMSHLTGLFLQNNKISGSLPSINADGLDDFNVSNNTLNGSIPGSLSKFPKSSFAGNPALCGRPLQPCKPFFPSPEPSPIPPETPGEKSKNLSVGAIIGIAVGSTIIALLLLLFLILCLFKRRSQPPKPVTAPTGSVPPAEAGTSGGTTSRERNKLVFFEGGVYSFDLDDLLRASAEVLGKGTFGTSYKAVLEEGTTVVVKRLKDLAANEREFEIHMETLGKMKHENLVPLRAFYYSDDEKLLVLDFMEEGSLSALLHGSRVSCRTPPNWDSRRKIALTAARGLAHLHVTGKVVHGNIKSSNILLRPDHEACMSDFGLNPIFSNTASSSRFSGYRAPEVVETRNVTFKSDVYSFGVVLLELLTGKSPNQTSMGEEGIDLPRWVQSVVREEWTAEVFDVELMRYHNIEEEMVQLLQIAMACVSIVPDQRPAMQEVVHMIEDVYRGETDDGLRQSSDDPSKGSDGYTPPIELRTPAISVTP, from the exons ATGTCCGTCAATTTTAGCTGTTTTTTTCTACTTTCTGTTCTGGTTTTAAGTTCCCGAGTTAACTCAGAACCGGTTCAAgacaagcaagctctccttgcaTTCCTTTGTAAGACCAAACACCCGAACCGGATTCAATGGAATTCATCGACCTCAGCTTGCGATTGGGTTGGCGTTGAATGTGATGCGAATCGGTCCTTCGTTTTCAGTCTCCGGCTACCAGGTGTGGGTCTCGTCGGTTCTATTCCGTCCAACACCATCGGCCGGTTAAACCAACTTCGTGTTTTGAGTCTCCGAGCTAATCGTTTGTCCGGTGAGATCCCTGAAGATTTCTCCGATTTGACTCTACTCCGTAACCTTTATTTACAAGATAATGCATTCACCGGCGAGTTCCCGATCAGTGTGACTCGTTTAGCTCGGTTAACTCGGCTCGATCTTTCGTCTAACAAGTTCACCGGTCCAATCCCTTTCGCCGTCAATAATATGAGTCATTTGACCGGTCTTTTCTTGCAGAACAACAAAATTTCCGGTTCACTACCGAGCATCAACGCCGACGGTTTAGATGATTTCAATGTATCTAATAACACCCTTAATGGTTCAATTCCCGGTTCGTTATCTAAATTCCCGAAATCATCATTCGCCGGAAACCCTGCCCTTTGTGGCCGTCCACTCCAGCCGTGTAAGCCATTTTTCCCATCGCCGGAACCATCGCCGATCCCTCCAGAAACTCCCGGTGAAAAATCCAAAAACCTTTCCGTCGGCGCCATTATTGGCATTGCAGTGGGGTCTACAatcattgcattattattattactattccTTATTCTTTGTCTCTTTAAACGCCGAAGCCAGCCACCGAAGCCGGTCACGGCGCCGACAGGCTCTGTTCCACCGGCGGAGGCGGGAACGTCGGGGGGGACAACCTCAAGGGAAAGGAATAAGCTAGTGTTCTTCGAAGGTGGGGTTTACAGCTTCGATTTAGATGATTTGTTGAGAGCGTCGGCGGAAGTGTTGGGAAAAGGCACCTTCGGAACGTCGTACAAGGCGGTGCTGGAAGAAGGTACGACGGTGGTGGTTAAACGGCTAAAAGACTTGGCGGCAAATGAAAGAGAATTCGAAATACATATGGAAACGTTGGGGAAaatgaaacacgaaaatttagtTCCTCTGAGAGCGTTTTATTATTCCGATGATGAAAAATTGCTCGTATTGGATTTCATGGAAGAAGGTAGTTTATCCGCCTTACTTCACG GTAGTCGAGTCTCGTGCCGTACACCACCAAACTGGGATAGTCGTCGGAAAATAGCCTTAACGGCGGCTAGGGGTTTAGCCCATCTTCATGTTACAGGAAAGGTGGTCCACGGCAACATCAAGTCCTCCAACATTCTCCTTCGACCTGACCACGAAGCTTGCATGTCTGATTTTGGTCTCAACCCGATCTTCAGCAACACTGCCTCGTCTAGCCGTTTTTCAGGGTATCGAGCACCTGAAGTAGTCGAAACTCGCAACGTTACGTTCAAATCCGATGTGTATAGTTTTGGAGTGGTATTGCTCGAGTTATTAACAGGAAAATCGCCTAATCAAACGTCGATGGGAGAAGAAGGGATCGATCTTCCTCGTTGGGTTCAATCAGTTGTCCGTGAGGAATGGACCGCAGAGGTGTTCGACGTGGAGTTAATGAGATACCACAACATCGAGGAAGAAATGGTGCAATTATTGCAAATTGCAATGGCTTGCGTATCTATCGTACCTGATCAAAGACCTGCCATGCAAGAAGTTGTACACATGATTGAAGACGTTTATAGAGGTGAAACAGATGATGGATTACGACAATCTTCTGATGATCCTTCAAAAGGATCAGACGGTTATACTCCTCCTATTGAATTACGGACCCCAGCTATATCCGTCACACCTTAG
- the LOC121204767 gene encoding gibberellin 3-beta-dioxygenase 1 — MNPTMKLQTQTFNNVLPLDFNNVPTLPDSHVWSTTPSESPCLHSIDEKQVPPVVDIGDPSAFSLVRDACEKWGVFQAINHGIPLSLFQETEFEARRLFSLPTEQKQLVARLPEGFTGYGLVRISRNFPKLMWSECFGMIGSPVEHASQLWPRDHAKFCEVMEQFQVEMKTLCEKLVAIMLRSLGLTNEQDTKWFEPKNESDQAKCFLQLNSYPVCPDPDRAMGLAPHTDSSLFTLLYQGGISGLQVYDDDVGWVDVQPVEGALVINVGDLMHIVSNGRFKSVLHRVVVNNTRHRISTAFFYLPPWDAKVSPLKKLVEFDHLPMYRPVKWEEYVETKSKDLSKALDSIRI, encoded by the exons ATGAATCCCACCATGAAATTGCAAACTCAAACCTTCAACAATGTCCTTCCATTAGATTTCAACAATGTCCCTACACTGCCCGATTCTCACGTATGGTCGACGACGCCTTCAGAATCTCCGTGTCTCCACTCGATCGACGAAAAACAAGTGCCACCCGTTGTCGATATTGGTGATCCGAGTGCGTTTAGTCTAGTGAGAGATGCTTGTGAGAAATGGGGAGTGTTTCAAGCCATCAACCATGGGATTCCTTTGAGTTTGTTCCAAGAAACCGAGTTTGAAGCTCGGCGGCTGTTTTCATTGCCAACGGAACAGAAGCAGCTTGTTGCTCGGTTGCCGGAAGGTTTTACAGGGTATGGTTTGGTTCGTATCTCTCGGAACTTTCCTAAGCTGATGTGGTctgaatgttttggtatgataGGGTCCCCTGTGGAACATGCTAGCCAACTTTGGCCTCGAGATCATGCTAAATTCTG CGAGGTGATGGAACAATTTCAGGTGGAAATGAAAACATTGTGCGAGAAACTAGTGGCAATAATGCTTCGCTCATTGGGTTTAACCAATGAACAAGACACAAAATGGTTCGAACCTAAAAACGAGTCTGACCAAGCCAAGTGTTTTCTTCAGCTCAACTCATACCCAGTGTGTCCAGACCCGGACCGAGCCATGGGGTTAGCCCCTCATACGGATTCATCCCTCTTCACGTTGCTGTACCAGGGTGGTATCAGTGGGCTGCAAGTTTATGATGACGATGTGGGGTGGGTCGATGTGCAGCCGGTTGAGGGTGCCTTGGTCATCAATGTTGGTGATTTGATGCACATCGTGTCTAATGGGAGGTTCAAGTCTGTGTTGCACCGTGTGGTGGTGAATAACACGCGCCACCGCATTTCAACGGCGTTCTTTTACTTGCCACCGTGGGATGCCAAGGTCTCACCGTTAAAGAAGTTGGTTGAGTTTGATCATCTTCCAATGTACCGGCCGGTGAAATGGGAGGAGTATGTTGAAACCAAGTCGAAAGATCTTAGTAAGGCCCTCGATTCAATTCGGAtttga